The DNA segment TTGGTCGCAAACGAGGTTTTGGAGCTACTTTCCAAAGAAATTTTACCGTCGGAATTTGAATGCTATATCAAGCAGCTTAAATTTAACGAAAAAAACTCAAATTCGACAAATGTCGTATTTAACGCGCCAAACGAAATAATCGCCAAATTTATCCAAACCAAATACGCCTCCAAAATCGCTCATCTTTTTGAAGTAAAAACCGGACAAAAACCCGTAATCAACGTCCAAGCCGCGAGCAAAACGCAAAGCAAACCAGCTAAAAAAGTGGACGTAAAAGAGATAAAAGCGCAAAGCAGCCTGCTAAATCCAAGCTATACGTTTGAAAATTTCGTCGTCGGCGACTCGAATCAATTTGCATTTTTAAGCGCGAAAGCCGTATCCGAGCAGCTGGGTAAAATTTACAATCCGCTTTTTATCTACGGTCCAACGGGACTTGGCAAAACGCACCTTTTGCAATCGGTCGGAAATTTTTGTCTAAACGGCGGCAAAATGGTCATTTGCGTCACGAGCGAGCAGTTTATCACGGACTTTACCTATAATCTCAACAACCACTCGATGGAGCGTTTTCGCGAAAAATACCGAAACTGCGACGTTTTGCTCATCGATGACGTGCAGTTTTTAGGCAAAACGGATAAAATCCAAGAAGAATTTTTTCACACCTTTAACGAACTTCACGCCAAAAACGGCCAGATAGTGATGACATCCGACCGTCAGCCAAAGCTGCTAAAAGGATTTGAAGATAGGCTTAGAACGCGTTTTGAGTGGGGTATCATCGCAGATATCACGCCGCCGGAGCTCGATACCAAAATCGCCATCATCAAAAAAAAATGCGAATTTGATAAAATTTATCTCGGTATAGAAGTGATAAACTACATCGCAACCAACATGGGAGATAATATCCGAGAAATCGAAAGCGCGATAATAAATTTAAACGCTTATGCAAGGCTGATGAGACAAGAGATCACGCTCGAGTTTGCAAAAAACATCCTGCGCGATCAGATAAAAGAAAAGCGCGAAAATATAAATCTAGAAAGCATCGTCGAAATCGTGAGTAAAGAGCTAAACGTAAAGCCAAGCGAGATGAAAAGCAAATCCCGCTCGAAAAATATCGTAGAAGCCAGGCGCATCGTGATATATCTGGCTAAAAATTTAACGCCGAATTCGATGCCGCAAATCGCACAGTTTTTTAATATGAAAGATCACTCCGCCGTGAGCCACAGCATCAAAAAAATAAACGAGCTAATAGAAACGAACGAATACTTTAAAATCCGCGTCGAAGAGCTAAAGAACAAAATTTTAACCAAAGAATAAAACCGTGAATAAATGTGAAAAAATAAACCAGTTTTTTAACGCCGCAAATGCCCTAACTAAAGCAAACGAAAACAGTTTTAAACTTTTCACACCACCTACTAATGCTACTAAAAGAAATTTAAAAATAAAGGAAAAAAAATGAAAGTCGCGATTAACAAAAACGCTCTTGAGAGCATCGTAACAAATACAAATCCTTACCTAGAAAAAAAGGATCTAAGCGCTATAACTTCGCATATTTTTATTAGCGCAAAAGACGGTATCTTAAATATCAAAGCTACCGACCACGAGATCGGTCTAGCCTATAAACTCTCAAATGTCAAAATAATGGACGAGGGAAACGCGACGGCAAACGGTAAAAAGCTGCTTGATATCATAAGGAGTCTAAAAGACGAGGAAGTCACGCTAGAGACGGTAAATAATTACCTCTACATAAAACAAAAAAACTCAAAATATAAACTCCCGATGTATAAATTTGAGGATTTTCCAAATTTCCCGGCCATAGAAAATAAAAACAAATTTGAAATCGACGCCGTAATGCTCGGGCGAAGTTTAAAGAAAATTTTCACGAGCATCGATAATAACAACCCTAAATTTGAGCTAAACGGCGCACTCATCGACATCAAGCAAAACTACATAAATATCGTAGGTACCGACACTAAAAGGCTTAGCGTATTTAGATTTGAAACGCCGACTCAGAGCGAATTTTCGCTGATAATCCCGAAAAAAGCCATTAGCGAGATACAAAAACTATTTTTTGACAAGATCGAAATTTATTACGACGATACGACTCTGATCGCTCAAAGCGCAAATTTTGAGTTTTTCACAAAGCTGATAAACGGAAGATTCCCCGACTACAACAGAGTAATCCCGCAAGAGATAAAGCGAAGACTAAGACTAAGCAGAGATAAAATGATAGAGGGCATCAAAACCGTCTCAATCATCTCCGAGAGCACGAAAATCGTATTTGCGCCTCAAACCATAAGCTTTGAAAGCATCGTCGAGGATAACTCAGAGGCTAAAACTACGATAGAATTTGCAACCGGACTCGAAGAGGAAATTTACGTCGGCGTGAAAAATAGATATTTGCTTGATTTCTTACAAAGCATCGAAGAGGATCATTTCGAATTTGGCTTTAACGACTCGAATTTAGCCTTTACGGTGAGCTCAAACGAGCTAAAAACGGTCATAATGCCGATAAATTTATAAAATAAAAAGGTAAATAATGCAGCAAAATTACGGCGCGGAAAATATTAAAGTTTTAAAAGGGCTCGAAGCGGTCAGAAAACGCCCGGGTATGTATATCGGCGACACTAACATAAGCGGTCTACATCACATGATCTACGAAGTCGTCGATAATTCCATAGACGAGGCTATGGCCGGCTACTGCGATACGATCGATATCGAGCTAACGCGCGAAGGCTCGGCGATCATCAGCGATAACGGCCGCGGTATACCGGTCGATATGCATCCTACGGAGAAAATTTCAGCCGCAACGGTCGTTTTAACGGTACTTCACGCAGGCGGTAAATTTGACAAAGATACTTATAAAGTATCAGGCGGTCTGCACGGCGTAGGCGTTAGCGTCGTAAACGCTCTTTCTAAAAAATTGGTCGTAAATATCAAACGCGACGGTAAACTGCACAGGCAAGAGTTTTCAAAAGGTATCCCGCAAAGCGATCTTGAGATCATAAAAACGACCAATAGAACAGGCACGCAGGTAGAGTTTTGGCCGGATGACAGCATTTTTGAAGTTATGGAATTTGATGATGAAATTTTAACCAAACGCTTTAGAGAGCTAGCCTATCTAAGCCCGAAAATCACGATAAATTTTAAAGATCAAAGAAACGGTAGAAATGAGAGCTTTCACTATGAGGGCGGACTTGAGAGCTTTGTAACCGATTTAAATAAAAACGAAGCAGTTAGCAAAGCCGTATCATTTAGCGGCGGCGAAGAGGACGTTTTAGTCGATTTTGCGTTGATGTACAACGATACTTATAGTGAAAATTTACTAAGCTTCGTAAATAACATCAAGACTCCTGACGGCGGTACGCACGAGGCTGGTTTTCGCGCCGGTTTAACTCGCGTGATAACAAACTATATCGCCGCAAACGCCGCAGCACGTGAAAAAGATACCAAAATCACGGGCGAAGATATCCGCGAAGGCCTCATTGCAGTTATCAGCGTAAAGGTACCAGAGCCGCAATTTGAGGGCCAAACGAAAGGAAAACTAGGCTCAAGCTACGTAAAACCGATCGTTCAAAAGATGGTTTTTGAGGTACTTAGCAAGTATTTTGAAGAAAATCCGATCGAAGCTCGCGCGATAATGGAAAAAGCGCTTATGGCGGCGCGCGGACGCGAAGCTGCTAAAAAAGCTCGCGATCTAACGCGTAAAAAAGAGGGTCTAAGCATAGGAACGCTACCTGGCAAACTAGCCGACTGTCAAAGCAAAGATCCTACTATCAGCGAGCTTTATCTGGTGGAGGGCGACTCAGCGGGCGGCTCGGCCAAGCAAGGACGCGATAGAGTATTTCAGGCGATTTTGCCGTTAAAAGGTAAAATTTTAAACGTCGAAAAATCGCGTTTAGATAAAATTTTAAAATCGGACGAAATAAAAAATATGATAACCGCGTTAGGTTGCGGTATCGGCGACGAATTTGACTCCGAGAGGCTTCGCTATCACAAGATTATCATTATGACCGACGCCGACGTAGACGGCAGTCACATCCAGACGCTGCTTTTAACGTTTTTCTTTAGATTTTTACACAAAGTCGTGGAAAACGGTCATATCTATCTAGCCCAACCGCCGCTTTACCGCTATAAAAAGGGTAAAAAAGAGATTTATCTAAAAGACGAAAGAGCGCTAAATGAATTTCTAATAGA comes from the Campylobacter rectus genome and includes:
- the dnaA gene encoding chromosomal replication initiator protein DnaA, encoding MVANEVLELLSKEILPSEFECYIKQLKFNEKNSNSTNVVFNAPNEIIAKFIQTKYASKIAHLFEVKTGQKPVINVQAASKTQSKPAKKVDVKEIKAQSSLLNPSYTFENFVVGDSNQFAFLSAKAVSEQLGKIYNPLFIYGPTGLGKTHLLQSVGNFCLNGGKMVICVTSEQFITDFTYNLNNHSMERFREKYRNCDVLLIDDVQFLGKTDKIQEEFFHTFNELHAKNGQIVMTSDRQPKLLKGFEDRLRTRFEWGIIADITPPELDTKIAIIKKKCEFDKIYLGIEVINYIATNMGDNIREIESAIINLNAYARLMRQEITLEFAKNILRDQIKEKRENINLESIVEIVSKELNVKPSEMKSKSRSKNIVEARRIVIYLAKNLTPNSMPQIAQFFNMKDHSAVSHSIKKINELIETNEYFKIRVEELKNKILTKE
- the gyrB gene encoding DNA topoisomerase (ATP-hydrolyzing) subunit B; protein product: MQQNYGAENIKVLKGLEAVRKRPGMYIGDTNISGLHHMIYEVVDNSIDEAMAGYCDTIDIELTREGSAIISDNGRGIPVDMHPTEKISAATVVLTVLHAGGKFDKDTYKVSGGLHGVGVSVVNALSKKLVVNIKRDGKLHRQEFSKGIPQSDLEIIKTTNRTGTQVEFWPDDSIFEVMEFDDEILTKRFRELAYLSPKITINFKDQRNGRNESFHYEGGLESFVTDLNKNEAVSKAVSFSGGEEDVLVDFALMYNDTYSENLLSFVNNIKTPDGGTHEAGFRAGLTRVITNYIAANAAAREKDTKITGEDIREGLIAVISVKVPEPQFEGQTKGKLGSSYVKPIVQKMVFEVLSKYFEENPIEARAIMEKALMAARGREAAKKARDLTRKKEGLSIGTLPGKLADCQSKDPTISELYLVEGDSAGGSAKQGRDRVFQAILPLKGKILNVEKSRLDKILKSDEIKNMITALGCGIGDEFDSERLRYHKIIIMTDADVDGSHIQTLLLTFFFRFLHKVVENGHIYLAQPPLYRYKKGKKEIYLKDERALNEFLIETGIEGVEFEGIGNADLIDFLKIVAAYRSVLKELEKRFNVISAIRYMIENPDIISKSYVEIFEILRDYLQAQGHNILNSYVSEEEARIYVQTESGLEELLVNENLFTNPLYEEALYISQKIKERGVELKGDVIDVLEEIEKNAKKGAYIQRYKGLGEMNPDQLWETTMNPENRRLLKININDAISASDTFNLFMGDEVEPRRNYIQEHAKDVKHLDV
- the dnaN gene encoding DNA polymerase III subunit beta is translated as MKVAINKNALESIVTNTNPYLEKKDLSAITSHIFISAKDGILNIKATDHEIGLAYKLSNVKIMDEGNATANGKKLLDIIRSLKDEEVTLETVNNYLYIKQKNSKYKLPMYKFEDFPNFPAIENKNKFEIDAVMLGRSLKKIFTSIDNNNPKFELNGALIDIKQNYINIVGTDTKRLSVFRFETPTQSEFSLIIPKKAISEIQKLFFDKIEIYYDDTTLIAQSANFEFFTKLINGRFPDYNRVIPQEIKRRLRLSRDKMIEGIKTVSIISESTKIVFAPQTISFESIVEDNSEAKTTIEFATGLEEEIYVGVKNRYLLDFLQSIEEDHFEFGFNDSNLAFTVSSNELKTVIMPINL